AGGTCACCAATAAAATCACAAAGAACATGAATGGAATGCCGTAAAGAATCTCTAGCAAGCGCATCATTACTCTGTCTACTGTGCCGCCTAAAAAGCCCGAGGTAGCGCCGTACAGCGTTCCAATTAGCACCGCAACAAAGGCACCCATCACACCTACCAGCAAAGAAATTTGCCCACCTAATAAGGTGCGTACAAACATATCCCGGCCTAAGGAATCGGTGCCAAAGTAGTGACCACTTTCAATAGATGGCCCATTGTGCATTGCGCCCCAGTCGGTGTCGTCAAAGGCAAACTCACTAAGGTGAGAGCCAAACATAACCAACAGAGTAATAAATACCAATATGCCTAAACTTACCATCGCGGCGCGGTTACGCATGAAACGCATTCGCGCATCTTGCCACAAGCTGCGACCTTCAATTTCTAACTTATCTGCGAATTCGCTAATAGCGTCGCTGTTCTGTTTATTGTCTAACATGGCAGCCTCCTAATAGCGTATTTTAGGGTCGATGAAGGCATACAAGATGTCTACAATCGCGTTGAAAACGATAGTAAAAGTACCAATCAAAATGGTCAGTCCTAATACTAGGGAATAGTCACGGTTCAGTGCGCCATTCACAAACAACTTACCAAAGCCTGGTAAGCCAAAAATGGTCTCAATCACCACCGAGCCGGTAATAATGCCTACAAAGGCCGGCCCCATGAAAGACACGACCGGCAGCAAGGCTGGGCGCAGTGCATGGCGAACAATAATGTGGCGATATGGCAAACCTTTGGCTTTGGCGGTGCGGATGAAATTGGAGCTTAATACTTCAATCATGCTACCGCGCATAATCCGCGCAAACGAAGCCACATAGAGCAAGGACATACCCAACATCGGTAGAATGATGTATTGCCACTGCCCTCCGTTCCAGCCACCTGCAGGCAACCATTGCAACTTGATCGCGAAGATGTAAACCAAGGTGGGCGCTAATACAAAGGAAGGCATCACCACCCCGGCCATGGCCGTGGACATAATGCTAAAGTCCATCCAAGTATTTTGCTTAAGCGCTGCTAGCGTGCCAACCGACACCCCCATCAACACGGTAAAAATGAAGGCGATAGAGCCAATTTTTGCTGACACCGGCAAGGCTTGCGCCACCAATTCGTTCACGGTGTAGTCTTTGTATTTAAATGATGGCCCAAGATCGCCCTGTGCCAAGTTGCCTAAGTAGGAGAAGTATTGCTCCAGTACCGGTTTGTCTAAACCGTATTTAGCCTCAATGTTGGCTAATACTTCAGGCGGGAGTGAGCGCTCACCAGAGAAGGGACTTCCCGGGGCAAAACGCATCATAAAGAAGGTGATAGTAATCAATACCAACAGTGTCGGTATTGCTTCTAGCATTCGTTTTAAGATGAACTTAATCATTCGATTTTCCAGCTTATGTTTATTGCTGTGATTTAACTAACTTAGCTAACAACAAAATAAGGCACCTTAAGCATAAGGTGCCTTATAAAAAACCATCAACTATTTGGCGATGATGTATAGATCTTTAGTGTAAATTTTATCTTCAGCGTTATTCATTGGGTAGCCACCAACAGTTGGCTTAACCAAACGCGCATTTACGTAGTGGTAGATAGGAGCAAGCGGCATATCTTGAGCAAGTTGTGCCTCTGCTTGGCGGTAGTTATCACCACGAACAGCATCATCAACCGCTGTCATAGCAGCATTCATAAAGCCATCATAAGCTGGGCTGTTGTAGAACTGGTCGTTGTTACCATTGTTGCTTTGCATTAACGATAGGAAAGTTGAGGCTTCGTTGTAATCGCCACACCAGCCGGCACGGGTTACATCGTAGTTACCGTTACGGCGGTTATCTAGGAAGGTTTTCCATTCTTGGTTTTCTAGGTTTACTTTAACACCCAGGGTTTTCTTCCACATAGAGGCTACCGCAATGGCAATTTTCTTGTGGTTTTCGCTGGTGTTGTATAACAAGGTAAATTCTAGAGGCTTGTCTTTACCGTAACCCACTTCGGCTAGCAGCTCAGCAGCTTTAGCATTACGTTCTTTTTGCGACCAAGTTGCGTAATCTGGCGTATCTACTTGTAGGCCGGCCACTTTTTGGTGTGCGAAGTTGTAAGCAGGTAGCTCACCCTTACCCACAATAAACTTAGCTACTGCGTCACGGTCAATGGCGTAAGACAAGGCTTTACGCACGCGAACATCATCAAATGGTGCTTTTTTGTTATTAAAGCCGTAGTAGTAAGAACATAAGTAAGGCGTTACTTTTAACGAATCTGGCTGCTCTTTTTGCATGCGCTTAAAGTGCTCATTGGCCATTTCGTAAGTCATGTCGATCTCACCCGCTAGGAAGCGGTTCATATCGGTAACTTGGTTTTCAATCGGTAAGTAAGTCACTTTGTTGATAACAGTGCTGTCGTTATCCCAGTAGTTCTCGTTACGCTCCATAACGATTTTTTCGTTCACTACCCATTCAGCTACTTTGTAAGCGCCGTTACCAACAAAGTTGGCTGGTAAAGTCCACTTATCGCCAAATTTTTCAACGGTAGCACGGTGTACTGGTTTTAAGGTGGTATGTGAGGTCATCGCTACAAAGTAAGGTAGCGCCTGCTCTAGTTTAATTTCTAGGGTGTAGTCATCAAGCGCTTTAACCGCTAATTCAGAAGCGTCTTTCTCGCCGTTAATAATGGCTGCCGCGTTCACCATGGTGGTCATTTCTAGGTACCATGAATAAGGCGCTGCAGTTTTAGGATCAACTGCACGTTTGAAACTATATTCAAAATCGTGGGCTGTTAAGGCATCGCCATTTGACCACTTAGCGTCTTTACGAAGGTGAAATACGAAGGTTAAATTGTCTTCAGTTTCCCAAGACTCAGCCACACCAGGGACCAAATTGCCGTCGCCATCTTGGTTTACTAAACCTTCTAGAAGCTCTCGAATCACGTTTGATTCTGGCACGCCTTCGGTTTTGTGAGGGTCTAAAGAAGCAGGCTCGGTGCCGTTACCACGTACTAATTCCTGTACCGGGGCAAGTTTAACGCCAGCTGGAACATCAGCAGCAAAAGAGGCAGTGGTGAAAGAACTTAGGATTGCGGCGCTAACTAGGCTAGCCGCGAGGGTTTTAGCAGTTTTCATTTTCATCTCCATATTGACACAGCGAACTGTAATTTTAGTCTTCTGTGATATTTCCATTCACTTTACATGAATATTAAATCAGTACAATATTCTAATAAAAAGCACATACACGCAAGATGCTACACTCGAATTACAAAAACGACAAATAATAAGTTACCTTTCACAGCGCGCTCAGCGCGATTATTCTCGAAAACAAATAGATTTTTATTGTTAAACCACTAGGTTAAGCTAACCTCTAATAAATTGTTAATAATGATCAGTATTCGTCAGTTTACCTTTAGCTTCAATCCTTTTGTATTACAAAAGAATATGGTAAAAATTACAATAACTGTTCAAAAATTACACTAATTACTAAATAAAGCTGTAATTATTTAGTGATTTTTTTACATTTGTAACTTAGCAACACATGATCTGGATCAAGTGGTACCACTAAAGGGCTATTATAATCGCTAGTGAAAGTTAATTACTAAACCACTAAAGCGGCTGTAACGGCCCTCGATTTACGGATAAATTAAACAGTATCGGTTTACTAATTAGTTTTAGTTTAAATGAGGAGAACAGGATGCCTGTAGGTAATATTGATGAGTTAAACGCAATGGTTGCTCGAGTAAAGGCAGCGCAAGCTGAATTTGCATCTTACGACCAAGAACAAGTGGACAAAATTTTCCGCGCTGCGTCACTCGCTGCTTCTACAGCACGTATTGAACTAGCTCGTATGGCGGCTGAAGAGTCTGGCATGGGCATAATGGAAGATAAAGTGATCAAAAACCACTTCGCTTCTGAGTTCATTTACAACAAATATAAAGACGAACTTACTTGTGGCGTTATCGAACGCAACGACGAAGGCGGTACTATTACTATCGCTGAGCCAGTCGGTATTGTTTGTGCAATCGTACCAACCACTAACCCAACTTCTACCGCTATCTTTAAAGCGCTAATCAGCCTTAAAACGCGTAACGGTTGTATTTTCTCTCCGCACCCACGTGCTAAAAACTCAACCAACTTTGCTGCACAACTAGTATTAGACGCTGCAATTAAAGCTGGTGCACCTAAAGACATCATTGGTTGGATTGATACTCCTTCTGTTGAATTGTCTAACGCATTAATGAAGCACGACGACATTTCTCTTATCCTTGCAACTGGTGGTCCAGGCATGGTTAAAGCTGCTTACTCTTCTGGTAAGCCTGCAATTGGTGTTGGTGCTGGTAACACGCCGGTAGTTATCGACGAAACAGCTGACGTTAAACGTGCTGTATCTTCTATCTTAATGTCTAAGACTTTTGATAACGGCGTAATTTGTGCTTCTGAGCAAGCAGCTATTATCGTTGAATCTAAGTACGACGAAGTAATGGCACGTTTCGCTAAATACGGCGCAGCAGTACTAAGCAAAGCAGACGCTGATAAGGTACGTAAAGTACTACTTATCAATGGCGCGCTTAACGCTAAAATTGTTGGCCAACCAGCATACAAAATTGCTGAGCTAGCTGGCGTAACTGTTCCAGTATCAACTAAAATTCTAATCGGTGAAGGCTTAGAAGCGTCTTACGATGATGAATTCGCTCACGAGAAACTATCTCCTACGCTAGGTGTGTTCAAAGCGAAAGACTTTGAAGATGCTGTTCGCCAAGCTGGTATCGTGTTAGACATCGGTGGTGTTGGTCACACGTCTGTACTTTACACAGACCAAGACGCTAACGCTGACCGTATAGCTTACTTTGGCGACAAAATGAAGACTGCACGTATTCTTGTGAATACCCCTTCTTCACACGGTGGTATTGGTGACCTTTACAACTTCGAACTAGCACCTTCATTAACGCTAGGTTGTGGTTCTTGGGGTGGTAACGCGATTTCTGAAAACGTGGGTCCAAAACACCTTATCAATAAGAAAATTGTTGCGAAGCGAGCTGAGAACATGTTGTGGCATAAACTACCTAAGTCAATCTACTTCCGTCGTGGTTCATTACCAATCGCAATGGACGACCTAGACGGCAAGAAACGTGCAATGGTTGTTACAGATAACTTCTTGTTCAACAACGGTTACATCGACGACCTACGTGCCATCCTTAAAGACAAAGGCATGGAAGTGGAAGTATTCCACGATGTAGAAGCTGATCCTACTCTGTCTATTGTTGAGAAAGGCGCACAAGCTTGTCACAACTACCAGCCAGACGTAATTCTTGCTGTTGGTGGTGGTTCACCAATGGATGCTGCGAAAATCATGTGGGTAATGTACGAGCACCCAGAAACTGATTTCGAAGACCTATCAATGCGCTTTATGGACATTCGTAAACGTATTTACAAGTTCCCTAAAATGGGTTCAAAAGCTGAGTTAGTATGTATTACTACTACTTCAGGTACTGGTTCAGAAGTAACGCCGTTTGCGGTTGTAACTGACGACAAAACTGGTCAAAAATACCCATTAGCTGATTACGAACTAACGCCTAACATGGCTGTTGTTGATGCTAACCTAGTAATGGATATGCCTAAGTCACTATGTGCCTTTGGTGGTTACGATGCGGTTACTCACGCTATGGAAGCTTACGTTTCTGTACTAGCGAACGAATACTCAGACGGTCAAGCTCTGCAAGCGCTTAAGATGCTTAAAGAATACTTACCAAGCTCTTACCAAAACGGTAAAGCTGACCCTGTAGCTCGTGAGAAAGTACACAATGCTGCTACTATCGCTGGTATCGCGTTTGCTAACTCTTTCTTAGGTGTGTGTCACTCAATGGCTCACAAACTAGGTGCAGAGTTCCACGTACCACACGGTTTAGCTAACGCATTGTTGCTAACTAACACAATTCGTTTCAACGCGACTAACACGCCAACTAAACAAACTGCGTTCTCACAGTACGACCGTCCTAAGGCACGTGCTCGTTACGCAGAAGTTGCTGAGCACTTAGGCTTCCGTGAAGGTAACACTGAAACTAAGCTTAATGCCCTACTAACTTGGTTAGACGAATTGAAAGTTGAATTGAACATTCCTCTATCTATTAAAGATGCAGGCGTGAACGAAGCTGACTTCCTAGCTAAAGTTGATGAGCTAGCAGTAGACGCGTTTGATGACCAATGTACTGGTGCAAACCCACGTTACCCACTAATTGCTGAATTGAAACAAGTTCTAATTGATTCTTACTACGGTCGTCCATACACCGAAGCAGCAGATAGTGCAGACGCTGAGTCTCAAAAAGCTAAAAAACCAGCTGCTAAAAAAGCGACTAAAGCAAAAGCTTAATCACTAAACAGCACTGAATACTAAGGCTCCGTTTACGGGGCCTTTTTTTTGTTTTCAATTTCGCCGCAAGCTTTGTCATACTAGGCGACTATACTGTAATAAAGAATTTCTAGGGTTATTGTCATGTCGTTATCAAAAGCTATAGCACTTTCGGCTTTGCTAGTCAGTACCGCTAGCCTTGCAGAGGTTCTGCCCTTTGAGGCGGAATACCGGGCTGATTTCAAAGGCATACCCATTGCTAAAGGTTACCGCCAGCTAATTGATTTGGGTAATGATACCTTTCAGATTAAAAGCATCGGCACGGCCTTAGCGGGCGGCTTAAAGTACGATGATACTTCCCGTTTCACCTATCACCAGCAAGATGTAAAAACCTTAGGCTTTGTGCTTAAACAAAGTAGCCTTTTCTCCACCACTAACGTGACAGGACATCCTGATCGCAAAGGTGGCCTAATTGTCGACGTAGATGGCGAGAGACACCATTTTGAAGCGCCAGACAACGTGCACCAGTTAATGGATGCGGCAGGCTTCTCGGTACAATTACAAAACGACTTGAAGAAAGGCCTAACGGATTTAGACTACCACTACAATGTGATTGATGAAGTGGACAATTACCGCTTCACCGTGGTCGCAGAAGAAACCGTAGAAACCATACTAGGTACCTTTGAAGCGTTAAAAGTGGAGCAGAAAAAACGCGAAGGCCGCAGCACTTGGCTGTGGTTAGCACCTGAACTAGATTATCACCTAGTAAAAGCAGAAATTATCCGCAATGGTAAAAGCTGGGCCACTTTAGAAGCGACTCGAATAGACATTGTTGAGCCAGAAAAGCCAATGCTTGTTAAACAAACAGCGACAAACGAGGCTGAACTAAGCAACTAAGTGACTCAGAACTCCAAAAGCCCTTGTTTCCCAACAGGGCTTTTTGCTTTCAGCACTTAAGTTCAAGCTTTGTTAGTGGCGCTTCAACGATTGTACTTGCGCTGCGCTGTGACTCACTTTCTTGCCAAAACTGCTGCGCTTGCTGGTTTATCCACTCACTAAACTGGGTTATTTTCTGCCGTTTAAAGTATGGCTTAGGCGCAACTAAGTAGTAGCGATAACGCGGCTTCACTTCCACATCGCCTAACTTAACCAACAAACCTTGCTGAATGTACTTCCAGGCTAAGCTGTGCCTCACCAATGCTATCCCCT
The nucleotide sequence above comes from Agarivorans sp. Alg241-V36. Encoded proteins:
- a CDS encoding ABC transporter substrate-binding protein → MKTAKTLAASLVSAAILSSFTTASFAADVPAGVKLAPVQELVRGNGTEPASLDPHKTEGVPESNVIRELLEGLVNQDGDGNLVPGVAESWETEDNLTFVFHLRKDAKWSNGDALTAHDFEYSFKRAVDPKTAAPYSWYLEMTTMVNAAAIINGEKDASELAVKALDDYTLEIKLEQALPYFVAMTSHTTLKPVHRATVEKFGDKWTLPANFVGNGAYKVAEWVVNEKIVMERNENYWDNDSTVINKVTYLPIENQVTDMNRFLAGEIDMTYEMANEHFKRMQKEQPDSLKVTPYLCSYYYGFNNKKAPFDDVRVRKALSYAIDRDAVAKFIVGKGELPAYNFAHQKVAGLQVDTPDYATWSQKERNAKAAELLAEVGYGKDKPLEFTLLYNTSENHKKIAIAVASMWKKTLGVKVNLENQEWKTFLDNRRNGNYDVTRAGWCGDYNEASTFLSLMQSNNGNNDQFYNSPAYDGFMNAAMTAVDDAVRGDNYRQAEAQLAQDMPLAPIYHYVNARLVKPTVGGYPMNNAEDKIYTKDLYIIAK
- the adhE gene encoding bifunctional acetaldehyde-CoA/alcohol dehydrogenase encodes the protein MPVGNIDELNAMVARVKAAQAEFASYDQEQVDKIFRAASLAASTARIELARMAAEESGMGIMEDKVIKNHFASEFIYNKYKDELTCGVIERNDEGGTITIAEPVGIVCAIVPTTNPTSTAIFKALISLKTRNGCIFSPHPRAKNSTNFAAQLVLDAAIKAGAPKDIIGWIDTPSVELSNALMKHDDISLILATGGPGMVKAAYSSGKPAIGVGAGNTPVVIDETADVKRAVSSILMSKTFDNGVICASEQAAIIVESKYDEVMARFAKYGAAVLSKADADKVRKVLLINGALNAKIVGQPAYKIAELAGVTVPVSTKILIGEGLEASYDDEFAHEKLSPTLGVFKAKDFEDAVRQAGIVLDIGGVGHTSVLYTDQDANADRIAYFGDKMKTARILVNTPSSHGGIGDLYNFELAPSLTLGCGSWGGNAISENVGPKHLINKKIVAKRAENMLWHKLPKSIYFRRGSLPIAMDDLDGKKRAMVVTDNFLFNNGYIDDLRAILKDKGMEVEVFHDVEADPTLSIVEKGAQACHNYQPDVILAVGGGSPMDAAKIMWVMYEHPETDFEDLSMRFMDIRKRIYKFPKMGSKAELVCITTTSGTGSEVTPFAVVTDDKTGQKYPLADYELTPNMAVVDANLVMDMPKSLCAFGGYDAVTHAMEAYVSVLANEYSDGQALQALKMLKEYLPSSYQNGKADPVAREKVHNAATIAGIAFANSFLGVCHSMAHKLGAEFHVPHGLANALLLTNTIRFNATNTPTKQTAFSQYDRPKARARYAEVAEHLGFREGNTETKLNALLTWLDELKVELNIPLSIKDAGVNEADFLAKVDELAVDAFDDQCTGANPRYPLIAELKQVLIDSYYGRPYTEAADSADAESQKAKKPAAKKATKAKA
- a CDS encoding DUF3108 domain-containing protein, which codes for MSLSKAIALSALLVSTASLAEVLPFEAEYRADFKGIPIAKGYRQLIDLGNDTFQIKSIGTALAGGLKYDDTSRFTYHQQDVKTLGFVLKQSSLFSTTNVTGHPDRKGGLIVDVDGERHHFEAPDNVHQLMDAAGFSVQLQNDLKKGLTDLDYHYNVIDEVDNYRFTVVAEETVETILGTFEALKVEQKKREGRSTWLWLAPELDYHLVKAEIIRNGKSWATLEATRIDIVEPEKPMLVKQTATNEAELSN
- the oppC gene encoding oligopeptide ABC transporter permease OppC, translating into MLDNKQNSDAISEFADKLEIEGRSLWQDARMRFMRNRAAMVSLGILVFITLLVMFGSHLSEFAFDDTDWGAMHNGPSIESGHYFGTDSLGRDMFVRTLLGGQISLLVGVMGAFVAVLIGTLYGATSGFLGGTVDRVMMRLLEILYGIPFMFFVILLVTFFGRNIFLVFVAIGAVSWLDMARIVRGQTLSLKNKEFIEAAEVCGVSKWKIITRHIVPNVLGIVAVYATLLVPQMILTESFLSFLGLGVQEPMTSWGALLQDGSQTMEIAIWQLLYPAAFMVVTLFSFNYVGDGLRDALDPKDR
- the oppB gene encoding oligopeptide ABC transporter permease OppB, with protein sequence MIKFILKRMLEAIPTLLVLITITFFMMRFAPGSPFSGERSLPPEVLANIEAKYGLDKPVLEQYFSYLGNLAQGDLGPSFKYKDYTVNELVAQALPVSAKIGSIAFIFTVLMGVSVGTLAALKQNTWMDFSIMSTAMAGVVMPSFVLAPTLVYIFAIKLQWLPAGGWNGGQWQYIILPMLGMSLLYVASFARIMRGSMIEVLSSNFIRTAKAKGLPYRHIIVRHALRPALLPVVSFMGPAFVGIITGSVVIETIFGLPGFGKLFVNGALNRDYSLVLGLTILIGTFTIVFNAIVDILYAFIDPKIRY